The Primulina huaijiensis isolate GDHJ02 chromosome 17, ASM1229523v2, whole genome shotgun sequence genome window below encodes:
- the LOC140962872 gene encoding HMG1/2-like protein — protein sequence MKGGRSKTETKKADPKLSVKKGGAAAGKKPVKKGKAVKDPNKPKRPASAFFVFMEDFRKQYKEKHPNNKSVATVGKAGGDKWKSLSEAEKAPFVAKAEKRKAEYEKTLQAYNKRMNEGAGTEEEESDKSRSEVNDENDDEDGSDADDDDEDDDDE from the exons ATGAAAGGAGGCAGATCGAAAACCGAGACCAAAAAGGCTGATCCTAA GCTGTCGGTGAAGAAAGGAGGAGCAGCAGCTGGAAAGAAGCCAGTGAAGAAGGGAAAGGCAGTTAAGGATCCAAACAAGCCTAAGAGACCTGCCAGTGCTTTCTTCGTTTTCAT GGAGGACTTTAGAAAACAATACAAAGAGAAGCATCCCAATAACAAATCTGTTGCTACT GTTGGCAAGGCTGGTGGTGACAAGTGGAAATCGTTGTCTGAGGCG GAGAAAGCTCCATTCGTTGCAAAGGCAGAGAAACGGAAGGCCGAGTACGAGAAGACTCTACAGGCATACAACAAGAGAATG AATGAAGGTGCTGGTACTGAAGAAGAAGAGAGCGACAAATCTAGATCTGAAGTTAATGATGAAAATGACGATGAGGATGGAAGCGATGCG gatgatgatgatgaggatgatgatgatgagtgA